CATTGAGTAGCTACATACTCAAATCCAGGTGGGATGAGGAAGGCAACTCGCTTCTCTTGTAAATCTTTTGCATTCTGAAGAAGACTTGTTGCTATTTGACTGGAAGTGTAGAGCAAATCTCGATAGGTAAATGATCCATCCGTTGTAACAATGGCTATTTTCTCGCTGTGTTCTTCAGCACGAATAATCAATGGGAGATTCACGTTTATTTACCGATTTAGGGTTAATGCAGTCTACTTACTGAAAATATATATAGTAATCCTATTTGCTTTTCACCGACAGCCTCAGATCCCCGACTTCTTAAAGAAGTCGGGGATCTTTTTATTCGTAACTTGATGCTACAACCAACGTTGTTTTTTAGCATAAGCAATACTACAAATCACAATTAAGATCATTACGCCGATTACAGCAGGATAAGCCCAAGGTTGCTCTAATTCCGGCATATATTTGAAATTCATACCATAGAAACCAGACATAAAAGTAATTGGTAAGAATACGGTCGAGAGGATAGTCAGGCGATTAATTCGTTCACCGGTTTTGCTAGCAATATTATCGCGTTGGATTTCCATTAATTCTGACATCCAGGCTCTCAAAGCTTGATATTCTTGCCATAATTTATCAACTTGATGAACCAATTCTTCTTTGAATAGTTCTTTCACTGGCTGGGTGATCCATTGAAAATCATCGTAATCCATAATAGCCATAAGTGACTTAATACTTTGAAAATTACGCCGTCCTGAACGAGTAGATTGCCTCATGGTGGCAATTCTTTGGTACGTTGATTCATCACCAGAATCATCTAAAACTTCATCTTCTAAATCATCAAGCTTTCTAGAAATATAGTCAAAGACAATATGATAATTATTCAGAATCTCTTTAAAAATGAGATAAAAAACATAGTCAATTCCCCATTTTTTAATATCTAGAGGGCGCTTTTGTAAATTATTAGCTAAAATACTTAAAACTTTTAATTCAGTAATTTCAAACGTAATTATAAAATTATTTCCAACTACAATATTGCCACGTGCAACTTCAAATTCATGATTTTTTATTTGAGCAGTTAGAATTTCATAGCTGTCAAACAAACAATCTTCTACGTCTTCATCAATTCCTAAAGGGGAATGGTTAAAAATCATGTTAACACGAGATGGGTCGAGTCCAAAGTGTTTGATAATTTTAGCTGTTCCAGTGCGATCGCGGAACTGAACACAGCGCAACCAAATATTCTGAGAAGCATCAATTCTTTTCAGTACCGTATCGACATCCCTATGAGTGAATATTTCCAAGTTATCTGGATAAAAAGTCAGGAGAATTAGCATATAGCCATCCTAATTGAGTCGTGAGAAAATACGGTGACTCATGTTGAGCGATAATAGATTTAACTACAACGATAGATAAAAGGTCAAAGTCTGCGATTTCTGATGTTAAATAGACATATTACAGTGATATTTTACCTCGGAAGCTCCCCCCAACTCACCTTAAAAGGCTTGCTCAAATTCCCTCCTTTTTACCTACCGTGTACACACAAGTCTAATTACCCCCCTTAATCTCCTCAATGTTTTGGGGGGAAACAAGAAATCTAGTTCCCTCCCCTTTATAAGGGGAGGGTTAGGGTGGGGTAAAACTTTGTTTAATCAACTATTTTAAACTTGTGTGTATACCGTAGCCTTTTTATGGAGAGTAAAGTAAACTCAAACAAATTGGGGCATATTGGGCTAATAGTATAAGATGGATCGTCATAACATAGGATGACGGTATTGAGTCATAGCTCAGTTTTTTCCATTTTCCCAGATTTGAGACGAGAAGCTTTCGCTGGTGCTGAATTATTTTGCAGAATTGCAATTTCTCTCTGTGCATCTTGATAACTATCTTTTTCGCCTTGCTGTTGGAATAGTTTTGCAGCTTTTTTGAAATCTGCGATCGCTCCCTGTTTATTTTTCTGCTTGGTGCGAATCACACCCCGATTATAGTAGGCTAAGGCATTGTTAGCATTAATTGCGATCGCTTGTGAATAATCTTGATTGGCAGATTTTTTATTTCCCAGTTCAAGATAAGCGTTACCACGATTGTTGTAAGCTGCTATATTATTAGGATCTAGTTTCAGAGCTTCGCTGTAATCTTCAATAGCGCCTTTATAATCTCCGAAAGAAAAGCGGTGAATACCTCTGTGAATATAAGCGGCAATAAATTTAGGGTCAATCTGTAAAATAGTATTGTAATCTTCAGTAGCTTCGATTTTATTTCCCAGATCGCTGAAAACATCACCTCGATTGAGATATGCTTCTATATATTTGGGATTAATGTTAATTGCATCTGTGTAATCTTTAAGGGCTGCATATTTTTGTTTATTAATAGATTGAGTTAAAGCCCTCTGATAATAAGCTTTGGCATCACTAGGATTAATTTTAATTACTGTATCAAAATCTTCGATTGCCCCTTGCTTGAGTCTGAGGCGACGGCGGATAATCCCACGCTGTAAGTAGGCTTCGGTATATTGAGGCTTGAGGGCGATCGCTTTACTAAAATCTCCAATTGCCCCTTTATTATCTTTCAATTGAACACGGGCTAACCCTCGTCCATAGTAAGCATAAGCATCATCAGAGTTTAACTTAATCGCTTGAGTATAGTCTGCGATCGCTTCTTTGTATTTGCCTAATTCCGAAAAAGCAAATCCTCGGTCAAAATAGGCATTCCCATCTTGAGGATTGAGTAAAATGGCCTGACTAGAGTCTGCTTGTGCTTGCTCATAGTCTCCTAATCGATAATAAGTATCGCCTCGCTTATTATAAGCTAAAGCATTTTTTGGATCTAATTCAATAACGTGATTGAAATCTTTAACTGCTCCTTCATAATTTCCTGCATCATATTTATCTAACCCTTCTTGATATAATTCTTTTTGGGCATTATTTATAGGTTTTGGCAAATTTAAAAACCACACTCCTACACCAAGTATGATTAAGCCAGCTATCCCAGCCAAAACTATTAATAATTTTTTATCAGGCTGTTTTTGCGGAACTCCAACATTTGTTAACTTTTTCAGGTCATCTAAAACTTCGGTTGCATACTGGTAGCGCTTACGATAGTCCAAACGCACCATTTTATTAATAATTCTTACTAACTTTTTATTGATTTCTAGATTTTTGTTATACCAAAGTATTTCACCAGTCAGGCGATTTTTTTGATTTTGTAAATTAGATATTTCGTTTGCAGACAAACCTAAAAGTGCTGCGATCGCAACCATACCTAAAGCATATATATCACTGTTATATTTAACATTGCTCTTAATTTGTTCTATAGGCATATATTCGAGATTTTCAGCATTATTAGTGATAGCTTCATTAAAATTACTAAAATCAACCAGAACTAATTTTTTATCTGACTCTCGGCGAATAATATTTGTTGGTTTAATATTCCGGTGAATGACACCTAAGCTATGTATAATCACCAAAATTTCTAATACTTCTGATAAAAGACTAATTACTTGGTTTTCCCTCAGAGGTTCTCTCTGGATAATTTCGTCAGTTAAAGGATTACCAGCAATGAATTCTTTAACTATATAAAATTCTTCATTTTCTTCAAAATAAGCAATTAGCTTTTGAATTTTATCGTGTTCCTGTCCTAATTTTTCTAAAGTTTCTGCTTTACTGGTAAACAAGCGACTGAGGATTGTTAAAGATTGAGGATTACTACTATGAGGACTTAACTGCTTTATTATAAATTGGCTGCCAGGGAGATTAATATCTTCAACTAGATAGGTTTTTGCCTTATCACCATCATTGAGAACTTTTAGTATTTGATAATGTCCATCTAGAAAATGACTATTCATTAATATAAATGTAAAATTATAAATTGTTTGATTATAGCTTAGGTGTTATTAATAGTGATTTTAAAATGTAAATATTTATTTATTAACTTGTAGGGGCAATTCATGAATTGCTCCTACCTGAATCTCACATAGAATTAGTATAAGCGGCTCCAGACCTATTCTAAGGGCTAGAGCCGTTTACTACAAACCTTTAATTATTCACGCCTACTTACTTACCAAAACAGTAAATAGACAACGTAGCTAATTACGAATTACGAATTATTCAGTCAGATTTTATGCTGGCACGACTACTTTCTCACTACCAGCTAGTCCAAAAGCGGCATGAATGGCTTGCAAAGCTTTAACACCTTGCTCTTGTGCTACGACACAACTAATTTTTATTTCTGAGGTGGCAATCATTTGAATATTAATTTGGTGCTGGGCTAGCGCTTCAAACATTTTGGCAGCAACACCTGGTTGTCCTACCATACCTGCACCAACAATACTCACTTTAGCGATCGCACTATCTAAAACAACTTCACCCCATCCTAACTCTGCCGCTACTTGAGTAAGCATTTTTTTTGCGCTTTCCGCGTCTATCCGCGAGACTGTAAAAGCAATATCTCGCCTAGGAACGCCATCAATCACCCGACAGCGCTGAGATTGAATAATCATGTCAACGCTGATATTATGCTGCGCTAATAATCCAAATAACTTCGCCGCCATCCCCGGACGATCTGGTAATTGGCGAATAGCGAGACGCGCTTGATTCAAATCTAAAGCAACACCGCGAACGGGAGGACAATTGGGCAGGGGGGCGGAGGGGCAAAGGGGCGGAGGGGAATCTATACATGCACTCTCCCCTGCTCCCCTGCTCCCCTGCTCCCCTGCTTCTATTTCAAAGGCAGTGCGGAGTGCTAAAACGGCGTGATCGCATTCGGCAGCATCGACTACGCAACTTACTTTGACTTCGCTGGTGGAAATCATTTGAATATTCACGCCAGCTTCTGCTAAAGTGGCAAACATTTTTGCAGCCACACCGGGACGGCCAATCATTCCTGCGCCTGCGATGCTGACTTTGGCAATGTTATGTTCCAGCATTACCTCGGCTTCATCAGATTTGGGGTTAGATGGATTTCTCAGTGCTGGAGCGATCGCTGCGGCTACTGCTTCTGCCCGTTTTAAGATTGGGGTGGTGACAGTAAAAGCAATGTCATTACTGTTACCTTCATGAATTGACTGAATAATCAAATCTACATCTACTTTTTGTCGGGAAATTTCGCCAAATAACCTGGCTGCTACACCTGGTTTATCGGGTACGCGCAACAAAGCCACCTTTGCTTGGTCAGTGTCAAATTCTACAGCATCCACCGGACGGGCAATTTCTAGATTGATTAGCGATCGCCCTTGGGGTTTGGCTGATGTCACCCAAGTACCTGGTTGATCCGTCCAGCTAGACCTAACTACCAGGGGAACACCATAGTTACGAGCAATTTCTACAGCACGGGGATGCAACACTTTTGCGCCCAAGCTAGCTAGTTCCAACATTTCATCGCAGGTGATGTCATCCATCAACTGGGCTTCGGCAACTAAACGGGGGTCTGTAGTTAGAATCCCTGGAACATCTGTATAAATTTCACAAAAGTTAGCTCTTAATGCGGCTGCGATCGCTACCGCAGAAGTGTCAGAACCACCGCGCCCCAAAGTTGTAATTTCCATTTCCCCGGTGCTGGATGTGCCTTGGAACCCTGCTACAACAACTACTTTACCTGCATTTATGTGGCGACAGAGGCGAGTAGTGTCAATATGCAAAATCCGAGCGCGGCTGTGTTCAGCTTCGGTAACAATTCCTACCTGAGCGCCAGTCATAGAAATTGCTGGTTGTCCGAGTTCCTGCAAAGCCATGCTGAGTAAGGCGATGGTTACTTGTTCGCCAGTGGAAAGCAGCATATCCATTTCCCGGCGGTTTGGATTGGGAGAAATTTCATTAGCTAGTTTGACGAGTCCATCGGTGGTTTTGCCCATTGCTGAAACCACTACTACCA
The Nostoc punctiforme PCC 73102 genome window above contains:
- a CDS encoding magnesium transporter CorA family protein, encoding MLILLTFYPDNLEIFTHRDVDTVLKRIDASQNIWLRCVQFRDRTGTAKIIKHFGLDPSRVNMIFNHSPLGIDEDVEDCLFDSYEILTAQIKNHEFEVARGNIVVGNNFIITFEITELKVLSILANNLQKRPLDIKKWGIDYVFYLIFKEILNNYHIVFDYISRKLDDLEDEVLDDSGDESTYQRIATMRQSTRSGRRNFQSIKSLMAIMDYDDFQWITQPVKELFKEELVHQVDKLWQEYQALRAWMSELMEIQRDNIASKTGERINRLTILSTVFLPITFMSGFYGMNFKYMPELEQPWAYPAVIGVMILIVICSIAYAKKQRWL
- a CDS encoding tetratricopeptide repeat protein, with the translated sequence MNSHFLDGHYQILKVLNDGDKAKTYLVEDINLPGSQFIIKQLSPHSSNPQSLTILSRLFTSKAETLEKLGQEHDKIQKLIAYFEENEEFYIVKEFIAGNPLTDEIIQREPLRENQVISLLSEVLEILVIIHSLGVIHRNIKPTNIIRRESDKKLVLVDFSNFNEAITNNAENLEYMPIEQIKSNVKYNSDIYALGMVAIAALLGLSANEISNLQNQKNRLTGEILWYNKNLEINKKLVRIINKMVRLDYRKRYQYATEVLDDLKKLTNVGVPQKQPDKKLLIVLAGIAGLIILGVGVWFLNLPKPINNAQKELYQEGLDKYDAGNYEGAVKDFNHVIELDPKNALAYNKRGDTYYRLGDYEQAQADSSQAILLNPQDGNAYFDRGFAFSELGKYKEAIADYTQAIKLNSDDAYAYYGRGLARVQLKDNKGAIGDFSKAIALKPQYTEAYLQRGIIRRRLRLKQGAIEDFDTVIKINPSDAKAYYQRALTQSINKQKYAALKDYTDAININPKYIEAYLNRGDVFSDLGNKIEATEDYNTILQIDPKFIAAYIHRGIHRFSFGDYKGAIEDYSEALKLDPNNIAAYNNRGNAYLELGNKKSANQDYSQAIAINANNALAYYNRGVIRTKQKNKQGAIADFKKAAKLFQQQGEKDSYQDAQREIAILQNNSAPAKASRLKSGKMEKTEL
- a CDS encoding aspartate kinase, whose product is MALIVQKYGGTSVGSVERIQAVAQRVYKTVQAGNSLVVVVSAMGKTTDGLVKLANEISPNPNRREMDMLLSTGEQVTIALLSMALQELGQPAISMTGAQVGIVTEAEHSRARILHIDTTRLCRHINAGKVVVVAGFQGTSSTGEMEITTLGRGGSDTSAVAIAAALRANFCEIYTDVPGILTTDPRLVAEAQLMDDITCDEMLELASLGAKVLHPRAVEIARNYGVPLVVRSSWTDQPGTWVTSAKPQGRSLINLEIARPVDAVEFDTDQAKVALLRVPDKPGVAARLFGEISRQKVDVDLIIQSIHEGNSNDIAFTVTTPILKRAEAVAAAIAPALRNPSNPKSDEAEVMLEHNIAKVSIAGAGMIGRPGVAAKMFATLAEAGVNIQMISTSEVKVSCVVDAAECDHAVLALRTAFEIEAGEQGSRGAGESACIDSPPPLCPSAPLPNCPPVRGVALDLNQARLAIRQLPDRPGMAAKLFGLLAQHNISVDMIIQSQRCRVIDGVPRRDIAFTVSRIDAESAKKMLTQVAAELGWGEVVLDSAIAKVSIVGAGMVGQPGVAAKMFEALAQHQINIQMIATSEIKISCVVAQEQGVKALQAIHAAFGLAGSEKVVVPA